A region from the Aegilops tauschii subsp. strangulata cultivar AL8/78 chromosome 5, Aet v6.0, whole genome shotgun sequence genome encodes:
- the LOC109740691 gene encoding F-box/kelch-repeat protein At3g23880, with the protein MSSSEPRPRPAAFFSGDLPEDALYEVLLRIPAKELCRLRAVCPSWRALTSDPLFVVAHMSRHRTAPPLLAMGYRDDSGVNGVEISDLSGNVVKRIPSAGYEIVLVDGLSGVAGGRMSSKDDTIRVARTRLDLVCFNWRFCSGDFWVLNPATGDTITLPMGFSEELAHELEVEGIKEWCCGVEWCAFGQVSSTREYKALRVSDIGDRKVCEVITFDATNHGRWRKQDPPSAHIFASLKMRSLKCVVVDGVVYFLLDFCSTYCETGVMTIEPGSVASFNLETEEWGVLHGPEQVQGFVQENDISGYSELELQLSLAELNGCLVMVHNIHKVSMDLWFLTDFEKGTWCKKYSMPSHVARFGNPFLMLDDGRIFFNRLDYGQGFFSAGEHGEGFLQSYYPTNDTSDEALKLKESKSIGVYTGSLLSL; encoded by the coding sequence ATGTCGTCTTCGGAGCCGCGgccgcgccccgccgccttcttctccggcgaccTGCCCGAGGACGCGCTGTACGAGGTCCTCCTCCGCATCCCGGCCAAGGAGCTCTGCCGCCTCCGCGCCGTCTgcccctcctggcgcgccctcaCCTCCGACCCGCTCTTCGTCGTGGCGCACATGTCCCGACACCGCACGGCGCCCCCGCTCCTCGCCATGGGCTACCGCGACGACAGTGGGGTCAACGGCGTTGAGATTTCGGATTTGTCCGGCAATGTGGTGAAGCGGATACCAAGCGCCGGGTATGAAATTGTTCTGGTGGACGGGTTGTCAGGGGTTGCCGGTGGGCGGATGTCAAGCAAGGACGATACCATCCGTGTTGCGCGCACGCGGCTTGACCTTGTCTGTTTCAACTGGAGGTTCTGCTCTGGAGACTTCTGGGTGCTGAACCCGGCCACCGGAGATACCATCACCTTGCCGATGGGCTTCTCGGAGGAATTGGCACATGAGCTAGAGGTAGAGGGGATAAAGGAATGGTGCTGCGGAGTCGAGTGGTGTGCTTTTGGGCAGGTCTCCTCTACCAGAGAGTACAAGGCGCTCCGCGTTTCTGACATTGGTGATCGGAAGGTATGTGAGGTTATCACCTTTGATGCCACCAACCATGGAAGATGGAGAAAGCAGGACCCTCCATCGGCCCACATCTTTGCCAGTCTCAAGATGAGATCATTGAAATGTGTGGTCGTCGATGGGGTGGTGTACTTCTTACTGGACTTTTGCTCCACTTATTGTGAAACTGGAGTTATGACCATTGAACCTGGTAGTGTAGCTTCGTTCAACCTCGAAACGGAGGAGTGGGGTGTTCTGCATGGTCCAGAACAGGTGCAGGGGTTTGTACAAGAGAATGACATTTCTGGTTACTCAGAACTTGAACTCCAGTTATCATTGGCTGAGTTGAACGGCTGCTTAGTTATGGTTCATAATATTCATAAGGTATCTATGGACTTGtggtttttgacagattttgagAAAGGTACCTGGTGTAAGAAATACAGCATGCCTTCACATGTTGCTAGGTTTGGCAATCCTTTTCTTATGTTAGATGATGGGAGAATTTTCTTCAATCGGTTGGATTATGGACAAGGTTTCTTTAGTGCTGGAGAGCATGGAGAGGGATTTCTGCAAAGTTATTATCCAACAAATGACACTTCTGATGAGGCACTAAAACTGAAAGAGTCCAAATCTATTGGTGTTTA